In Brachypodium distachyon strain Bd21 chromosome 5, Brachypodium_distachyon_v3.0, whole genome shotgun sequence, the genomic window CAATCCTGTCCTTAACTTGCAGCAGATTCCTGTCTATATCAGAATCCCCAATCTTTTCCTGCAGCTCTAGTATCCTCTCAGAGGTAGTAGAATTTGTTGGATTGGATAACGAGGGCTGCATACCAAAAGGAAGTCAAAGTTGTAAGGAAAAGGCCAGACATGGTGCTATGTAGTTCCTCGCCCATGTAGAAAAGGTTAGAAATATATTCATTCTATGGTCTTGTAATGCTGACACCAAGTATTTACAGCACGGCGTGTActgtgaaaagtgcatttaCCAGCACCTATGTAAGAAACCAGGCAGACACATACAAATTCGAAGTAGTATTCATGCAATTAAtgtagaaaaaagaaaagcatacGTGATCGCGGTAAGCTGTCTCCTTCAGCAACTGCACCAAACCATCTGTCTCCTGCATACAGCATTGGTCTGTTTAACAAAAGGAACTCCTTGAAAGAAACAACATTACCATAGTCCATAATCGGCAGATACTCCACTAATCATAGGAATCTACAGAGTAGTACATTGATAACAAAATTGCGAAGTGTAGCAGATAAGGTGCCAACCATCAAGTTTAAAGTTAACACAACTTCGGTCACTTGAACTTCCAAAGCAGACGCTCCAAAAGTCATGGGTAAATGTCAACATACAGCTCTAGGTTTTATAACTTCGTTATGAACTAAATACCTGCTTGCCTACTTGGATAGCTATCAACTAGGATAGGGCGTCGAGGCCCACGATTTTTATTTGATTGACAATAACTAGGAGAAACATATATAACTGGTATTCTTTGCCAACTGGCACTGTGAGGTGTAAGAAACTATTATTGGTATTTCGGTATCTACCCTTGTAAGATTGAAAAGACAAGTTGTGCAGTTCCGAAGATGTGCTGATAACAAACTAGCAGTATAAACATGCTCTAAGTTTACCTCTGTTTCCCAGCCATCAACAACAAACACATCCAAACAAAAGGAATCTGTTGTCGAGAACACATGAGCTTCACGAATGTTCAATCCAAGTCCAGACAGCAACGCAGATAACTATAAAAAAGTACTTACATTTTAAAAAATCATACAAGTAGTATGACAGGGCACTTATGGAAGTCTGAACAGAAAAATCCTACAGGCCACAGCAGGTGGACTGGTACTCCTAAGTCTTACCTGACTAAGGAGCTTTTGCTTGtcaacagaagaaaaaataatttcatGATGAAGGCGAATGTCCGTATCCCTCCTATGGAAATTTTGATTGCCAATTTCAGCAGTGTTTTTCCGAGTCAGACGAATAAAGTTCATTGCTCCGGCAATTTAAGGGGATCATGTGCGAAAAAGGAATCATGAAATACAACACTTGGCAAACTATTATGAAATAtcattaaaataaaataaacaaaaatgtgtggagaaaacatgaaaaatcaTTTGAAAGAATTATAGCAAATTGCTCATACTCATAAAATGTTACCATTATCACTAAATTAATGCTTACTGCAATGTGCTCCCATTCATATCAAAGAATAAAGCCACCATAGTACTCTTATACGGTCCAGTAGATCATTCCAGATAATGAGAACATGGTAGAACGTTCCTGTCAGGACCATTTAGCCACATGGTTTTTCTGTTTCATTAATCAAAACGGAGCTACAATACAACCTAGTAACAGAGAAGTTAGCAGCACCATTTGGGCACGTCATGAAAGATTTATAAATCGGAACGAAAGCACGATGGAGTTTGCAGATGTCAGATTGAGACAGTGTCGAAACAAACATTTTCAACGGCATTATTAAGGGTGATTGGTTGGGTATATGCGCAAGAACTTAGAGCTTGAGAAAGACCTTGCAGAACTGGCCTCAGAGTCAGCCACACCTTTGCTTCTTCTCTCTATACTCAGGTCTGCCATCACTTCATTAATTTCGACGGCTCTGTCCAATATATACAAACCTTCAATTAACAAACGAGATCATATTTATAAGAAGCCCaccttacaaaaaaaaaaactatatacTGTGCGTCTGTGCGAACATTAGGTGAGACGGGATGATCAAAGTGTATTGCAGAGTGAGCAGGGTTAATTAAGCTATACCTCGAATTGGACGCCACAGAGGGTCCAGGATGGCCATTTTCTGTCGGAGAAGAGGCCGCGTCCGGCGGTTTGTTGTCCTCGTGAGTCTGAAAGTACTGCTCATGAAAACAGAGAGAGCGTGGTAATTAAGTTTGACCGCAAGACATCTTCCACACAGCAATCAAACAGTGCTGGTCAGGAAGGAGGCgttgaatgaatgaatgaatggatGGATTAGTGACTGACCCCTAAGAATCTGGCGTGGAAGACGGGGCGCTTGTCGGGGTCGGCGCACTCGGCGAGGATCCTCCGGtgcagcaccaccacctccgcctTGCTCACGTCCAAATCAATGGAGTAgctgcacgcacgcacgcagaCACGGTTGCAGCATAGATTGAAGCGCCAACCTTGGGCGGCTGATTATTCAGCTTCGGGTAGATTGACGACGGTGTACCTGAGCGGGAGGCGGTCGTAGTGGTCGTCGAGCAGCCGTTCGAAGTTGGGGTCGGCGAGGGCCTCCTCGTGGCCAATCTCCAGGAGCCGGTTGAAAATCTGCTTCCTGACGGCGAGCAGCCCCCCgtgcgctcctcctcctcctcctccgccgccggaccCGGAGCTCTCGCCcgcgccttcctcctcctcctcctcgacacCGTTGCGGCTGTCGCCGTCGTCCATCTGTCTATCTCCCTACCTAGctggctgcggcggccgcgaTGTGCCGCGCGCCTACGCGACGGCCATCCCGACGCCCGCGGTCTTTATACAAGCGACGGCGGAACGGGAACGGGGGCGGGCGTGGGGGATTCCGAGGGGATCCCGTTGGCGGTTGCGGCAAGAATCTTCTAGAGTTGGGCGGCCCgggggtatttatagggcGAGCTAGCCAATCCACCGGCGACAGAGACGAGACGAGCTAGTCCGATCGGACCCGGATACAACggcggaggacgacgacgacgacacgCACGAGAAGAGAGAAGCCGGATCAGCAGAAATGCCTGGGGGGGATCCTttgcggcggccggccggcttaTCCGTTTTCGAAACTGGATCGGACGGCTGGGGTTCGTTTGTTCTCGTTCGAACGGACGGAGCAGCCAGATTGGCAGGTGGGACCGGCCAGACAGACGATAGAGAGATGGAGGAGTGCGTCTAAAGGTGCGTCAGCCAGACACAGACAGGCAGGGCCCGCCAGCCCAGTTCAAAATATTtcccttttttccttctttttctgtctgttgaatattactcgtacgaCTGGAGATTCTGGGCGACTGGATCCGAGATTCCGGGCTTGAGCCTCTCCAGGCATTCTTCTTCCATACGGCACAtcctgatgatgattcctTCCTGCTGCTAGCTGCTAATACGTGTCAAACACGTTCAATGTTTGGGACAGCGAATCACTtgttcgcaaaaaaaaaaaaaacacttggTTTTGGGCTTtagggaaaaagaagaagacagagAGACAAGTGAGGCTACAAGAAGATTTGGGGCGATCGATCTTGGCTGAATTTCTTCTCGCTACTATGCTTGCTCCTCCTTTGCCGTCCGTCCGTACATGTTGCCATTTGCCCAAGTTTCCGGGACGGATACGTCGAGGAGTTTGTAGACAACACTCCGTACGTACGTTCAGTACATGTTGTACTGTTGTACGTAGCACTGCTCGCCGATACAAGCACTAGTGAACCACGCAATGAAAGTATTTAAATAAGAAAACATTACACgctatatatatacaggtGTGTGATGAACTGACTTCCTTTGTTTTCCAACACCCGGGGGCCGGGGCATATGCAAATTAAGGACTCAATTTTCAAAGCCTGCGCGACGACGCGGACTTCATTGGTCTCCAAGTCATCACAAGACAAACTTCTGATGAAAGGTCGCCAATAATGTCGGGCGAGCACTGGAAGTTAAAATATACAAGAACGTACTACGTCGCCTTGGCATAGACAATTCCAGCGAAACTTAACCCAAACATCGAATCATGCCCAAGACACCAAGTGCTTCTTTTCACCCGGAGACTTACTTAAAAGGAGATTCAATTCAATTAATGTGGAGCGTACGTCGCTGCCACACTTTAACCAAGTGGTGAAACAGAAAGCGGCGGTAACAATtaacaagaaaacaagagtGGTTTAGACTTTGTGGCTTTGTACCATCGCAGGGGCTACGCAAGCAGCCGTTAACAAACCGGCCGTGATGGCGATGCCATGCGCCTATGCAGAGAGCTAATCGGTCACGCTTAACTAAGGGGAGAAGCAAAGCCCAGCTCTCCTAATGGGCAGGGAAATTAATAGAGAGTGATACTGCAAGTGTGATGAGTGCTTAGCTTTGCTTGGACCAATCCAGGATTAGGTGAGGGGATCAAGTGGCCGAATCGGACAGGAGATGCTGAGCGGAAAGAATCCGCTGCCGAGTCATTCCCATTACTATATGGAGATTATATATGGATCAGTTGTACACAACAAGAAAGTATTTGGACACCAGACGCACCTATCCATTGCGGAGTGGATTCGGCAAGCATCAAGTTTAAGAAATCAATTGACGCCATGAGTGTCGCTCAGAAAGGAGAGTGAGCCACACTAGAGGATGCAGCAAGCGGCAAACAATAGTAAATAATTAAGCATAATCAAGTTAATACTAGCATGATACTTCATGTAGTGCATTTTTTCCAACATAAACTTGGTATAATATTGACTTTACATGTACTCTACTGATAAGCATAGTAGCTGTAACACAAGACTAATGCACAAGTTTAAAAGGAAAGCTACTACCCGTACCAGTTAAAAAAATGGATTCAGAGAAAAACTATATGAACAAGTTAAACTGGGTATCATGGATTCAGAGCTAAAACTATACGAACCACTGAACCAGTTAACTAGGGGTATATCAtgattcagaaaaaaagaCTGAACCAGTTAAACAGGGTATAATGGGATTAGGGTGCAACCAGTGCAGGCGAGAAAGAAGCACCAGTAGCTCAGCACatgaagaaaacagaaatccATTCACTTTGAACACCCAATGACGCAAGGGCACACGAACAAAAGGTCACTGATAATTGATAACTGGTAGCCACGACTTCAGATTGTATCATTAGTTTAACTGGGAAACAATAAGCTCTAGTACTACACACAGATCCCATTTAAATCAACTGGAAGATTCTTTCTTTGGTTCAACAAAGTCAAGCATGAGAATAACACAAATGAATATATATTCAGATGATAGAACATCGTGATTGCAACCACGCTTTGAAATACTATTTGGTTACATATGTTTGCATGCTTCAATTTTTCTATATAAGCATCACAATAGCGCCTACATACTTCAGTGTTGATTTGGCCACAAACATTTGCAGTTTAATTATACGAAAGATTGGGGGGAGCTACGGTTGACAAAACAGTTCCCTGCCACCCACACCGCAACATGTTTTGTAAGTAATTGaccagcaagcaagcaagcaagcagaaAATAAACAAGTTTATAAGTAGAAAATAACCATGCACGCccgaaaaagaaagagatatAAAGCTATGGAAAGAAACGTCGCTATGTTGCTACGCCTGTGGTCAGTTTCTAGATATAGTTGACCAACAAATAGACAGGAGATGTGC contains:
- the LOC100826091 gene encoding serine/threonine-protein kinase STY8 isoform X1, producing the protein MDDGDSRNGVEEEEEEGAGESSGSGGGGGGGGAHGGLLAVRKQIFNRLLEIGHEEALADPNFERLLDDHYDRLPLSYSIDLDVSKAEVVVLHRRILAECADPDKRPVFHARFLGYFQTHEDNKPPDAASSPTENGHPGPSVASNSRAVEINEVMADLSIERRSKGVADSEASSARRDTDIRLHHEIIFSSVDKQKLLSQLSALLSGLGLNIREAHVFSTTDSFCLDVFVVDGWETEETDGLVQLLKETAYRDHPSLSNPTNSTTSERILELQEKIGDSDIDRNLLQVKDRIASGSSGDLYRGTYLDMDVAIKYLRTEHVNDSSKVEFLQEIMILKSVNHENVVRFYGACTKQRKYLIVTEYMSGGNLYEFLHKQNTTLELSTILRFAIDISKGMDYLHRNNIIHRDLKTANLLIGTGQVVKIADFGVSRQRPQEGDMTAETGTYRWMAPEVINHNPYDLKADVFSFGIVLWELVTSKFVLAIQVPYENMTPLQAALSVRQGFRLEIPLSVHPRLSTLIQRCWGVDPHKRPVFSDITAELEGILRPIQASSSKGAHRYSKTKIQMKSQR
- the LOC100826091 gene encoding serine/threonine-protein kinase STY8 isoform X2, producing the protein MDDGDSRNGVEEEEEEGAGESSGSGGGGGGGGAHGGLLAVRKQIFNRLLEIGHEEALADPNFERLLDDHYDRLPLSYSIDLDVSKAEVVVLHRRILAECADPDKRPVFHARFLGYFQTHEDNKPPDAASSPTENGHPGPSVASNSRAVEINEVMADLSIERRSKGVADSEASSARRDTDIRLHHEIIFSSVDKQKLLSQLSALLSGLGLNIREAHVFSTTDSFCLDVFVVDGWETEETDGLVQLLKETAYRDHPSLSNPTNSTTSERILELQEKIGDSDIDRNLLQVKDRIASGSSGDLYRGTYLDMDVAIKYLRTEHVNDSSKVEFLQEIMILKSVNHENVVRFYGACTKQRKYLIVTEYMSGGNLYEFLHKQNTTLELSTILRFAIDISKGMDYLHRNNIIHRDLKTANLLIGTGQVVKIADFGVSRQRPQEGDMTAETGTYRWMAPEVINHNPYDLKADVFSFGIVLWELVTSKVPYENMTPLQAALSVRQGFRLEIPLSVHPRLSTLIQRCWGVDPHKRPVFSDITAELEGILRPIQASSSKGAHRYSKTKIQMKSQR